The sequence below is a genomic window from Methylotuvimicrobium sp. KM2.
CCTCTTCGAATACAGACTGTAACAGTCTGTAACACTCTGATGTTACAGATTTCAACTCCCTGTTAATAAAGTAAATTCTATTCGATTGTTCAGCCTTACTTCGCTAACTGTAACCATCTGCTGTTACAGTTAGCAAAACGTAACGAATTTAAAATAATGTATTTCTTATATAAATCAATGCATTAACTATTATCGTCTCGCATGGCAATGTTTTTGCCTTTATTCTTGAAAGGCAGTTCCATGAATAATCTCGATAATAGGAAGCACCGCATGATCGCACATGCTCTGACGATAGTACTGAATGAACTCAATCGGCATTTGACCGACCATTACGGGTCGGATGTCATGAATGTCGGGCGTTTGGGGAACCTAGCCGACGGTTTCGGTAACGGGGCGGGCGCGAATCCGCGTGATGTGCTTTATTTATCGCTGGTCAACATCAAGGAAGAAAAAACCTTGAAGAACGTGCCGCACTTCACGCGCAACGACGTTACGCTCCGTACTGTCTATGAAAACCCGCCGACCTTTCTCAATTTTCAAATACTGATCGTCGCCTCTCACAGCAATTACACCAATGCTTTGTTGATGCTATCGCGGGCGATACGGTTTTTTCAGGCGCAAAATGTCTTTACGCAGGATACGGTTGACCCCGCGTCGATTTCGAATAACTCGCCCGCCAATCCGCTCGATCAACTCGAGTCGTTCAAACTGATTTTCGATCTGTATTCTCCGACGATGGAGGAAGTCAATCACCTCTGGGGGACCTTGGGCGGTAAACAATACCCTTTCGCGATCTACGTACTGCGTATGTTGGATTTGAAATTCCGTGCGGTCAAAAGCGAGAGGGGCGTTATTACCGAAGTCGTTCAGGATTTCCGGCACAAATCCGGATTGGCGGCCGCCAATGAGTGAACAAATTCGCGTTAAATATCGGCGCCTCTTCGAAGTGAAGGTGCTGCATCACTATTGGCTGGACGACGGTGCGACCGTATTCGATAAGATCGCCGACCCGCTGAAAAAGCAACAACGCTTATCCTCTTATGACGTTCGCACTTTTCTTGAGATTCGTCCGACCCCAAAAACGGAGAAACAGCTGGAAACCTATCGGGCTATTGTGATCAATAGCACTTTAGGCGTGATAGCCGCGGTTCCGGAAGAGGCGGTTATCGCTAAAGATGCGCTTTTCGAGTTCGCGGTTATCGTGCGTAACCCGGCATTCATCAATTACACCGCGTTGACGTTGAGACCGCAACGCATCGTCGATCTTTACGATGCCGAACAAGGCAAGCGTTATTGGTACAAAGAAAACATTCCGGTCTTATCGAATCTGACCGGTGCCTCCCGAGGCGCCGGCGACGATGAAGTCCTGTTTTTATCCAAGGAATTTCCGGCAATTGCCAATGACGATCTCGCCGAAGCGATGGGTTTATCGGGCAATTTGCTGACACAGCTTAGCGCAGATCAGCCGGGCGATCTTCTTCATACGATTACCGATCAAGCCGGGCTTTGGCCGGTTTATGTGCATCAAGGCGATGTTCCGGTTCTGGAAGTGCCGGAGATAGAGGGCGAGATTTTTCGCGGTATTGCCTTGGATTCAAATCTTCCGAAAGATGTATTTGCGCTGATACGCTTGCATGCCGAAAGACCGGATGATGGTCGATTCAGTTTGATCGATAGTCAGGGCAGGGCAAGACAAGCCGCGCCTTCGTTTCATGTGCGACTAAAAAATCGCTCGACATTTTGGCAATATTTAAACCAGGGTAACGGTTCCTTGGAATTCGAAACCGTCGAGCCGTTGCCCTCAACTTATTTCGGCAATGCCGGAAATCGCCGCAAACCCTCCGAAAACTCAGTCAAGCCGGTTTTAAGCGGCGATAGAGTGATTAAACTCGTTTCGGAGATTTATGAGTAATCTTTAATAGGAATCGGTAATTATCATGGCTACAGCGTATAAAACTCCAGGCGTTTATATCGAGGAAATTCCGAAATTCCCTCCGTCCATTGCACCGGTCGAAACCGCGATTCCCGCGTTTATCGGTTACACCGAGAAGGCGGATAAAATCAAGCCCGGTGATCTCCTCAATGTTCCGACAAAAATCGGTTCGATTGCCGAATATGAGGCCTATTTCGGATTTGGTGCGGAACCGGCGATTGCCAAAGTCAGTTTGGATGACAACAAGAACTTTGAATCGGCCGACATGAATAATCGTTTTTTCATGTATGAGAGTTTACGCTTGTTTTATACCAATGGCGGCGGAGATTGTTTTATTGTCTCGACAGGAACTTACGAGGCCGCAGGCAAGATAGTCGGCGATTTTACCGGGACGGGAAAAGGCATCGATACGCTCAACAAAGTAGACGAACCGACGATCTTAGTTTTTCCCGACAATTCCTTGTTGACCACCGGCAACGACTTTTACGGAGTCTACGATGCGGCACTGCAACAATGCGGTAAGTTGATGGATCGCGTCGGGCTGTTTCATCTTAAGGAAGACGACCCGAAAGGCACGGAATTCCGCTCCGGTGTAGGCATCAAAGATCTAAAATACGGCGCGGCTTATACGCCTTGGATAACCGTCAATTTCCCTAAAAATGTTAAGTTTCGTCATTTCAAAAATGTCATCTTTAAAGGTTCCACACATTTCGATTTAGCGGATCTGACCGACGATGCAGCGATTAAGGTATTAATCGATGATTTTGAACAAGTCATCGATGATGTCGATAAGGTCGTTTCGGCAAATGCAACGCTGGCCAATCCTGCGCAAACCTTAAGAGAACGATTTACCTCGCTAGAAGGAGGCTATTTAGAGAACAAGACACCTGCTAATTTTATGCAGCTGATTAACTTTTTGTTTTCGGTTGCGCGTAGTATCGATGTGTTGGTGGGTGCCGGCAGTAATGCACTGGAAAATGCCGACTTACAAACCGGGTTGCAAAATTTGATTGCCTCGACGCTGAAAGGATTCTATTCGGAATTGATCGCTTACGATAAAGAACTCGACGGCGAAATTGGTACATACAACCCACAATTCCAAACAGGAACCCCGCCTTCCGCCGCTGAGTGGGATGACATTTTCGGCGCCGGCGCGCCGGGCGCATCATCGGTAATACCGGGTAGCGCTACGACCAACGCGGCAAAAATGGACAGCGTATTACCGTTGGCGAGAGCGCTATTCGACTCGATCAATAATGCGTGGCTTAGCGGCATAGTCGGCACCGCTCATATATTGGAGAATCAAAAGCACGACGGCTTGCTCAATGCCTATCCTCTCTATAAAACGATATTGACCGGTATCCAAAACACTAACACCAGCGTTCCTCCTTCAGGTGCGATTGCCGGAATTTATGCCTTTGTCGATCGAACCCGAGGTGTATGGAAGGCGCCGGCTAACGTGAGCGTATCCGGCATTATCGGCCCGAAAGACTCGTTTACGGCATCCGAGCTCGATGCGCTCAATATTGATGTCAATAGCGGTAAGTCGATCAATGCCATCCGTTTTTTTACCGGTAAAGGTACGTTGGTTTTCGGAGCTAGAACCTTGGCCGGCAACGACAACGAATGGCGGTATGTCAGCGTCCGGCGTTTTTTCAACATGGTCGAGGAAAGCACTAAAAAGGCGACCGAACAATTCGTTTTCGAACCGAACGACGCGAATACTTGGGTCAAGGTTCAGGCGATGATCGAAAACTTCTTGACCGTGCTATGGCGGCAAGGCGCGTTGCAAGGCATCAAGCCGGAGCATGCCTTTTATGTCGCGGTGGGCTTGGGTAAAACGATGACGCCGCTCGATATTTTGGAAGGCCGGATGATTATCGAAATCGGCATGGCGGCGGTTAGGCCGGCCGAATTCATCATTCTCAGATTCTCGCACAAAATGCCCGAATCCTGATTTTACCCAGCTTTAACAAATATCGTTTCTACGGCTTATGTTATTGAGTCTCCATTAAATGTTAAGGCTGGGTTTAGCGGCCGACATACTTTAGCAAACAAGAGGGAATCATCATGGCGCAAGTCTATCCATTACCGCGTTTTCACTTTCAAGTGGATTGGGGCGGTGCAAAATTGAGTTTTACCGAAGTCACGGGTCTTGTGATGGAGCGTGAAAAAGTCGAATACCGGCACAGCGACAGCAAGGATTTCAGCAAGATCAGCATGCCCGGTTTGATCAAACTCAGCAATATCACGATGAAACGCGGCAAATTCGAAGGCGACTTCGATTATAACGATTGGCTCGACGAAATCGCCAACGAACGCGTCGAAGGCCGCCGCGATGTCGTGATTCGCTTATTGAACGAAAAACACGAACCGGTCGCGGCTTGGTCGGCGACGCGATGTTTTCCGGTCAAGGTCACCGCGCCCGATTTGAAGTCCGACGCCAATGAAGTCGCGATCGAAACTATCGAGGTCGCGCACGAAGGACTCAAGCTAATGAAAGTATAACGCCGATGGCCGATTACTATCCGCCGCTCGGCTTTTATTACAAAGTAGAGTTCGGCATCAGCCAAGTGAGCAATGACGTCCGGTTTCAGTCGGTCTCGGGCCTCACTGTGGAATACGACTATGAAAGCTTCAAGGAAGGCGGCGAAAACCGTTTCGAGCATAAATTGCCGGTCCGTACCAAGTATGCCGACATGGTCTTGAAGCGCGGCATGTTGACCGATTCCGACGTGATCGATTGGTTGCTCGATGCCTTTCGAGACCGTGTATTTAAACCCGCGTCGGTCAATGTGATTTTGATGAATGAAAAAGGC
It includes:
- a CDS encoding DUF4255 domain-containing protein, producing the protein MNNLDNRKHRMIAHALTIVLNELNRHLTDHYGSDVMNVGRLGNLADGFGNGAGANPRDVLYLSLVNIKEEKTLKNVPHFTRNDVTLRTVYENPPTFLNFQILIVASHSNYTNALLMLSRAIRFFQAQNVFTQDTVDPASISNNSPANPLDQLESFKLIFDLYSPTMEEVNHLWGTLGGKQYPFAIYVLRMLDLKFRAVKSERGVITEVVQDFRHKSGLAAANE
- a CDS encoding phage tail sheath C-terminal domain-containing protein; the encoded protein is MATAYKTPGVYIEEIPKFPPSIAPVETAIPAFIGYTEKADKIKPGDLLNVPTKIGSIAEYEAYFGFGAEPAIAKVSLDDNKNFESADMNNRFFMYESLRLFYTNGGGDCFIVSTGTYEAAGKIVGDFTGTGKGIDTLNKVDEPTILVFPDNSLLTTGNDFYGVYDAALQQCGKLMDRVGLFHLKEDDPKGTEFRSGVGIKDLKYGAAYTPWITVNFPKNVKFRHFKNVIFKGSTHFDLADLTDDAAIKVLIDDFEQVIDDVDKVVSANATLANPAQTLRERFTSLEGGYLENKTPANFMQLINFLFSVARSIDVLVGAGSNALENADLQTGLQNLIASTLKGFYSELIAYDKELDGEIGTYNPQFQTGTPPSAAEWDDIFGAGAPGASSVIPGSATTNAAKMDSVLPLARALFDSINNAWLSGIVGTAHILENQKHDGLLNAYPLYKTILTGIQNTNTSVPPSGAIAGIYAFVDRTRGVWKAPANVSVSGIIGPKDSFTASELDALNIDVNSGKSINAIRFFTGKGTLVFGARTLAGNDNEWRYVSVRRFFNMVEESTKKATEQFVFEPNDANTWVKVQAMIENFLTVLWRQGALQGIKPEHAFYVAVGLGKTMTPLDILEGRMIIEIGMAAVRPAEFIILRFSHKMPES
- a CDS encoding phage tail protein, with the translated sequence MAQVYPLPRFHFQVDWGGAKLSFTEVTGLVMEREKVEYRHSDSKDFSKISMPGLIKLSNITMKRGKFEGDFDYNDWLDEIANERVEGRRDVVIRLLNEKHEPVAAWSATRCFPVKVTAPDLKSDANEVAIETIEVAHEGLKLMKV
- a CDS encoding phage tail protein codes for the protein MADYYPPLGFYYKVEFGISQVSNDVRFQSVSGLTVEYDYESFKEGGENRFEHKLPVRTKYADMVLKRGMLTDSDVIDWLLDAFRDRVFKPASVNVILMNEKGEPLRTWKVAQAIPKKWQIGDFNANESAVVIETIELTYRYFTVQT